Proteins from a genomic interval of Rhodococcoides fascians A25f:
- a CDS encoding glycosyltransferase family 2 protein: MNEAESLPAVLDSMPSGYRTIVVDNNSTDDTAAVAAAHGATVVSESVPGYGAAVHAGVLAADTEIVCVLDGDGSMDPGDLPTLVAALDHADLAVGRRRPAKGSSPLHARIGNAVLSLRLRTKYKLPVHDLGAIRAVRRQALLDLGVTDRRSGYPLQLLVLAAEAGWTVAEHDVDYRPRTAGTSKVSGSVKGTIVAVRDFWKVLS; the protein is encoded by the coding sequence ATGAACGAGGCCGAATCGCTTCCTGCAGTTCTCGATTCGATGCCGTCGGGGTATCGGACCATCGTGGTGGACAACAACTCCACCGACGACACCGCCGCCGTCGCCGCGGCGCACGGAGCCACCGTGGTGTCGGAATCGGTACCTGGTTACGGGGCTGCCGTGCACGCGGGCGTCCTCGCCGCCGACACCGAGATCGTGTGCGTCCTCGACGGAGACGGCTCGATGGATCCGGGTGACCTGCCGACGCTCGTGGCCGCATTGGATCACGCCGACCTCGCCGTCGGCCGTCGACGACCGGCCAAGGGAAGCTCACCCCTGCACGCGAGGATCGGCAATGCCGTTCTGTCCCTTCGACTCCGGACCAAGTACAAGCTTCCGGTGCACGATCTCGGCGCCATCCGCGCGGTCCGCCGCCAGGCACTGCTCGACCTCGGCGTCACCGACCGCCGCTCGGGCTACCCGCTCCAGCTGCTCGTGTTGGCAGCCGAAGCCGGGTGGACCGTTGCCGAACACGACGTGGACTACCGTCCGAGAACGGCAGGTACATCCAAGGTTTCGGGCTCGGTGAAGGGAACGATCGTCGCCGTGCGAGATTTCTGGAAGGTTCTTTCGTGA
- a CDS encoding DUF4185 domain-containing protein, whose translation MADPNAVNPIAGLNGTFGLPQLHGRAQAVAQVTGMSSPNNTQNVNMIGTDLGIMWDNGRGEVLTAFGDTAGLGIPNLLQGSLWSWRSNAIVRSTDRNLADGMNFDSIVKDPLGQTKEVVPSPKIPFVEISRIPTAGVAVGDTQYLNLMSVKNWGPAGTWETNFSGLAVSNDNGENWAPLPETQRPSVGGDRNFQQSAYLKDGGYVYQYGTPPGRFNLGHVARVKEQDIAKLGEYEYWTGQDWKKGDPAAAAPIVGGVGELSVAYNATLGQYLMMTTDNANSIVLRRSPSPVGPWSEPEVLVDTREVSSIYAPYIHPFSTGRDLYFLATVYQNYNVLLLRTTL comes from the coding sequence ATGGCGGATCCCAATGCGGTCAATCCCATAGCCGGGCTCAACGGCACGTTCGGGCTGCCGCAGCTGCACGGCCGAGCCCAGGCCGTCGCCCAGGTGACCGGCATGTCGAGCCCCAACAACACCCAGAACGTGAACATGATCGGCACCGATCTCGGAATCATGTGGGACAACGGCCGCGGAGAGGTGTTGACGGCATTCGGCGACACCGCGGGACTCGGGATACCCAACCTGCTGCAAGGCAGTCTGTGGTCGTGGCGCAGCAATGCCATCGTCCGCAGCACCGACCGCAACCTCGCCGACGGCATGAACTTCGACAGCATCGTGAAAGACCCGCTGGGCCAGACCAAAGAGGTCGTTCCCAGTCCCAAGATCCCGTTCGTCGAGATCAGTCGGATCCCGACGGCCGGCGTGGCCGTCGGCGACACCCAGTATCTGAACCTGATGTCGGTGAAGAACTGGGGCCCGGCCGGAACCTGGGAGACCAACTTCTCGGGGCTGGCGGTCTCGAACGACAACGGGGAGAACTGGGCACCACTGCCGGAGACCCAGCGCCCCAGCGTCGGCGGCGACCGTAACTTCCAGCAGAGCGCATATTTGAAGGACGGCGGTTACGTCTACCAATACGGCACCCCGCCCGGCCGATTCAACCTCGGCCACGTTGCCCGCGTGAAAGAGCAGGACATCGCGAAGCTCGGCGAATACGAGTACTGGACCGGCCAGGACTGGAAGAAGGGCGACCCGGCCGCGGCGGCACCCATCGTCGGCGGAGTGGGAGAACTCTCGGTCGCGTACAACGCCACGCTCGGGCAGTACCTGATGATGACGACCGACAATGCCAACTCGATCGTGCTGCGGCGCTCACCGTCACCGGTCGGTCCGTGGAGCGAACCGGAGGTTCTGGTCGACACCCGCGAGGTCAGCTCCATCTATGCGCCGTACATCCACCCGTTCTCGACCGGCCGAGACCTGTACTTCCTCGCCACCGTCTACCAGAACTACAACGTCCTGCTGCTGCGCACCACGTTGTAG
- a CDS encoding TIGR04282 family arsenosugar biosynthesis glycosyltransferase produces the protein MIVTALVVAKAPVPGLAKTRLAATIGDAAAAELAAASLLDTLDAVSASDVDHRVVALTGTLADAARSDELTRALASFTVITQRGDGLGERLANAHADAATDGAVLQIGMDTPQVTAQILSDAAARLDHGDVLGSAEDGGWWALGLRDPAMARALLDVPMSVPSTGTDTHAALTAAGASLTMLEKLRDVDFESDLDPVSHKCAPESRFRIAVDRIRSKQDFESVT, from the coding sequence GTGATCGTCACCGCTCTCGTCGTTGCCAAAGCTCCCGTTCCCGGCCTGGCCAAGACACGCCTCGCTGCCACGATCGGGGATGCCGCTGCGGCCGAGCTTGCCGCGGCCTCGCTGCTGGACACCCTCGATGCCGTCTCCGCGTCCGACGTCGATCACCGCGTCGTGGCTCTCACCGGCACCCTTGCCGACGCGGCCCGCTCCGACGAACTGACTCGGGCTCTGGCGTCGTTCACGGTGATCACGCAACGCGGCGACGGACTGGGGGAACGGCTGGCGAACGCACACGCAGACGCGGCCACCGACGGAGCCGTCTTGCAGATCGGTATGGACACACCCCAGGTAACCGCGCAGATACTGTCCGACGCGGCCGCGCGGCTGGACCATGGCGACGTGCTCGGATCGGCCGAGGACGGCGGCTGGTGGGCGCTGGGCCTGCGTGACCCGGCCATGGCACGGGCCCTGCTCGACGTGCCCATGTCGGTGCCGTCGACGGGCACCGACACACACGCCGCGCTGACGGCCGCGGGGGCGTCGCTGACCATGCTCGAAAAATTGCGGGATGTCGATTTCGAGTCGGATCTGGACCCGGTATCCCACAAGTGCGCACCGGAGAGTCGGTTCCGCATTGCCGTCGACCGAATTCGATCGAAACAGGATTTCGAGTCCGTTACGTGA
- a CDS encoding MarR family winged helix-turn-helix transcriptional regulator yields MSDLPDSGLARDLSVSAMRLNRRLRLRHSSDRLPVAQLSILTTLLREGPMTTGELAARERIKPPSVSRSSHTLVESGLISRAPHPTDGRQVVLQLTDTGTAAARDEVASREIALAEQLENLTAQERETLAAAAGILTEIVEQVD; encoded by the coding sequence GTGAGTGATCTACCCGATTCCGGGCTGGCCAGGGATCTGTCCGTCAGTGCGATGAGGTTGAATCGGAGGCTGCGTCTGCGCCATTCCAGCGACAGATTGCCCGTCGCTCAGCTGTCGATTCTGACGACTCTGCTGCGAGAAGGGCCGATGACGACGGGTGAGTTGGCGGCGCGGGAGCGAATAAAGCCACCGTCGGTGTCGCGGTCATCGCACACGTTGGTGGAATCCGGTTTGATCTCTCGGGCACCGCACCCGACGGATGGCAGGCAAGTGGTTCTGCAGCTGACCGATACCGGGACTGCTGCCGCGCGGGACGAGGTCGCGTCTCGGGAGATTGCGCTTGCCGAGCAGTTGGAGAACCTGACGGCACAGGAGCGGGAGACATTGGCCGCCGCCGCCGGCATTCTCACCGAGATCGTCGAACAGGTCGACTGA
- a CDS encoding S-methyl-5'-thioadenosine phosphorylase: MNKDAQGRAEIAVIGGSGFYSFFADDAEEIVLDTPYGVPSAPITLGEVEGRDVAFLPRHGRNHEYSPHTLPYRANMWALRMLGVSRVFAPCAVGSLVPEYGPGTVVIPDQLVDRTSGRTQTYFDQGGIHVEFADPYCGELRRAALQDTAIDGGVMVVVEGPRFSTRAESQWFARQGWTLVNMTGHPEAVLARELELCYAPIALVTDLDAGIESGQGVKAVDVFAEFQKNIEPLKTLVRSAVRDAPTGDCPTCRVHTGITLPIELP, translated from the coding sequence ATGAACAAGGACGCGCAGGGACGGGCCGAGATCGCCGTCATCGGCGGCAGCGGCTTCTATTCGTTCTTCGCCGACGACGCCGAGGAGATCGTGCTCGATACGCCCTACGGAGTCCCGAGCGCTCCGATCACATTGGGCGAGGTGGAGGGTAGAGATGTTGCCTTCCTCCCTCGGCACGGGCGGAATCACGAGTACTCCCCGCACACGTTGCCGTACCGCGCGAACATGTGGGCGCTGCGGATGCTCGGGGTGAGTCGAGTGTTCGCGCCGTGCGCCGTCGGATCACTGGTGCCCGAGTACGGCCCCGGCACCGTCGTGATTCCCGATCAGCTCGTCGATCGCACCTCCGGGCGAACGCAGACCTACTTCGATCAGGGCGGCATCCACGTCGAGTTCGCCGATCCCTATTGCGGGGAGTTGCGCAGGGCGGCCCTCCAGGACACCGCGATCGACGGCGGCGTCATGGTGGTCGTCGAGGGTCCGCGATTCTCCACTCGCGCGGAAAGCCAGTGGTTCGCCCGCCAGGGTTGGACACTGGTGAACATGACCGGTCACCCCGAAGCCGTTCTCGCTCGCGAGCTCGAACTCTGTTATGCACCGATCGCATTGGTGACCGACCTCGATGCCGGCATCGAATCCGGTCAGGGCGTCAAAGCCGTGGACGTGTTCGCGGAATTCCAGAAGAACATCGAACCACTCAAGACCCTCGTGCGATCGGCCGTTCGTGACGCTCCGACCGGTGATTGCCCTACGTGCCGCGTGCACACCGGGATCACCCTGCCGATCGAGCTGCCATGA
- a CDS encoding NAD-dependent epimerase/dehydratase family protein, translating into MTRVLLTGAAGFIGGHILDAARTADLDVVGVDAMLESAHGPGAHADGIIDLDVRDKDALVETLRGVDVVCHQAAVVGAGVDAADAPAYASHNDYGTAVLLAAMYEAGCTRLVLASSMVVYGEGRYLNSSGETVVPRPRSRADLDAGMFDNRDPRSGEPLDWLLVEEDSRLEPRSTYAASKLAQENYASAWAIATGGSVVALRYHNVYGPHMPRNTPYSGVAAMFRSSLERGQAPTVYEDGKQARDFVHVHDVAAANIASISAALDGFTALNVCSGQPITIGEVAGILADARGGPAPEITGQYRAGDVRHIVASSELAERTLGFRAKVMPREGLTAFADAPLRDAEGTGPPRV; encoded by the coding sequence ATGACACGGGTACTCCTCACCGGCGCAGCCGGATTCATCGGTGGCCACATCCTCGACGCCGCGCGAACCGCCGACCTAGACGTGGTCGGCGTCGACGCGATGCTCGAATCGGCGCACGGCCCCGGCGCGCATGCCGATGGGATCATCGACCTCGATGTGCGAGACAAGGACGCACTCGTCGAGACACTGCGCGGAGTGGACGTCGTGTGTCATCAGGCCGCAGTCGTCGGAGCGGGCGTCGACGCCGCAGATGCCCCGGCGTACGCAAGCCACAACGACTACGGGACGGCAGTCCTGCTCGCAGCCATGTACGAGGCGGGCTGCACCCGACTGGTTCTCGCCTCGTCGATGGTCGTGTACGGCGAGGGGCGGTACCTCAATTCGTCGGGCGAGACCGTCGTTCCTCGGCCCCGCTCCCGCGCCGACCTCGACGCAGGCATGTTCGACAACCGCGATCCCAGGTCCGGTGAGCCACTCGATTGGCTTCTGGTCGAGGAGGATTCGAGACTCGAGCCCAGGAGTACCTACGCCGCCAGCAAGCTTGCTCAGGAGAATTACGCCTCCGCCTGGGCGATTGCTACCGGCGGATCGGTGGTAGCACTGCGCTACCACAACGTGTACGGCCCGCACATGCCACGCAATACCCCGTATTCCGGTGTGGCAGCGATGTTTCGATCGTCCCTCGAACGCGGCCAGGCTCCGACGGTCTACGAGGACGGCAAGCAGGCCCGTGACTTCGTCCACGTTCACGACGTAGCGGCGGCCAACATCGCGTCGATCTCGGCCGCACTGGACGGCTTCACCGCGCTCAACGTGTGCTCGGGACAACCGATCACCATCGGTGAAGTCGCAGGCATCCTCGCGGACGCACGCGGCGGACCGGCACCCGAGATCACCGGACAGTACCGAGCGGGCGATGTGCGGCACATCGTCGCCAGTTCGGAACTCGCCGAACGGACTCTGGGATTCCGCGCGAAGGTCATGCCTCGCGAAGGCCTCACCGCATTCGCCGACGCACCGTTGCGCGACGCCGAGGGTACGGGTCCCCCTCGTGTCTGA
- a CDS encoding class I SAM-dependent methyltransferase, whose amino-acid sequence MDAAEWDRKYDGRELVYGEAPNATLVEVATTLKRGRALDLASGQGRNAIWLATRGWTVDAVDFSSVGLTRASRIAATAPASVRERLTWIHADVTQLATEPNYDLVLMFYLHLPPEGRRKAVSAAISALKPEGILMILGHHTSNIESGIGGPQEIEILYTPEDLVSDIDSRLTIVTAENRYRDVSDSTAIDALLLASRSALGSETDRG is encoded by the coding sequence GTGGACGCCGCAGAGTGGGATCGCAAGTACGACGGCCGAGAACTCGTGTACGGCGAGGCACCGAATGCAACATTGGTCGAGGTCGCGACAACTCTGAAGCGCGGTCGCGCACTGGATCTCGCGTCGGGCCAGGGTCGGAACGCCATCTGGTTGGCCACCCGCGGCTGGACCGTCGACGCGGTCGATTTCTCCTCGGTGGGGTTGACGAGGGCGAGTCGTATCGCCGCCACTGCACCCGCGTCCGTTCGCGAACGCCTCACCTGGATTCATGCCGATGTGACGCAATTGGCAACGGAACCCAACTATGACCTGGTTCTCATGTTCTACCTGCACTTGCCCCCGGAAGGACGACGGAAGGCCGTCTCGGCCGCAATTTCGGCGCTGAAACCTGAGGGAATCCTCATGATTCTCGGGCACCACACGTCGAACATCGAGTCCGGCATCGGCGGCCCACAGGAAATCGAAATCCTTTACACGCCAGAGGATTTGGTCTCCGACATCGACTCCCGCCTGACCATTGTGACCGCCGAGAATCGGTATCGCGACGTGAGCGACAGCACTGCGATCGATGCACTGCTACTGGCGAGTAGGTCTGCCCTTGGCAGCGAAACGGATCGGGGGTAA